The Paenibacillus sp. FSL W8-0426 region TATATAGATCATTGTGCGAAGCTCGAGCAATTTCCATATGCAATCGTTCATCGGTTTCAGGCACATAGTGTCCTTTCGAAGTTTCGGACTCCATCTGTTTGATCGTTTCTCGAAGAAGAAGGATTTCTTCTTTGGTAGCCCTTTGAGCCGCCATTCTGGCAATGAGCGGTTCAATGCTCATTCTCGCTTCGACAATGTCCTCTGGAGACACCGAGTTTATTAACGATTCGTCGGTAAGCGACTCATCCTGTGCGACAATGCTTTTGACGTAGACACCTTCACCTTGTCTGGAATAAATGTACCCTTTCATCTCCAATGCACTCAGTGCTTGTCTTATAGGAGCACGGCTTACTCCAAATTGCGCACACAATTCACGTTCCGTTGGAAGCTTGTCTCCGATTTGAAACGTACCGGATTGTATCTCGGAAAGAATCTGATCATAAATCTGAATGTACAGTTTGTTGCTGGATACGCGATTGAATTGTATTGTAATCATCTCCCTCTTTCAGCTCTACTTGCTCAATCTACTTGCACTATATCCATAAATATTATATAAATTAGAGTCTTGTTAGACAACATAATGTAAGACAAATGTGCAGAATAACATATCGTATCGTGAAGCCCTGAGTACTCCGCTATACCATAAAAGCCAAACAAGCTGCCTGTAGGCAGCTTGTTCAAGTGCATTCACTCCATATGATTATTAAGGCTGAATGACAAATGTCGTTACGCTCTGGGCTGGAAGGTTTGCCGTAAATCCATTGCCGGATATCTGGAGTGAGGAGCCTGCCGCCAGATTGCGCGTGCTATCCGTGATCCAGGAGGATACGGCGGATCCCTTTACATTTTTCACCTTGAATCGCTGATTCACGTCCGATGTATTTTTGTTAATAGCGACAATGACGATCTTGTTGTTGTCTCCCTTGTACGCCGAGACATACACGCCGTTCGCCGGATTTTTGGTTGCATCTACCCTGACGTCTCCAGGACGGATGAATTTGGAGTAATGAGCCATACTGTAGCCGCGTTTGCTAATGGTTCCGTCTTCCTTGATCGGACCATAATGTCTGCGAATGTACCACCATACATAAGCCTGGAAGTTCCCTTCAACCATGGCGTTATACATGTGCTCCGCAACACCCAACGCCTCCGGCCAGCGATCTGCCGAGTCGGTTTCGCTGTTTGGATAGTAGACTTCGGTCATCCATAGCTCCTTGCCTGCACCCTTTTGCTCGTACAATGGATATGGAAAATCACTGTATTGTGTGCCATACGTATGTGCTCCGAGAATATCGAGATTGGCGAGCGCTTGTGGATCATTTAAAATCGGATCCGACATTTGTTTCACATAGGAGAAGGACTCCGGCGCAATGACCCTGTTGTTGATCGAGCCTGCATTTTCTTTCATGAATCGCAGCATCTCCTCCGGAGACCACCAGGTCCAGTCATGGGCGTAATCCGGCTCGTTCTGGACGGAAATGGCATACAGGTTCACGCCGTTATTTTTCATAAACGTATCGAACTCATTCAAATACTGTGAGTAGGCATCATACTTGTCGTATTTGAGCCGTTTGGCCTGTGTGTCCTGAACATAAGCCGTCACATTGATATTGTCGATGTTCGGTCCACCTGTTCCCGTGGACACCAGCTTTAAGGTACTCGTTCCATTGACCATCGGAACCTGAATCGATTTTTCCTTCCACGTATCCCCACTGCCCGTGGCTTCAAAAGGAACATTGCTAAGTTCTAATGTACCGTTCACATATACATCCAGATTACTCGTCCCTGACGGAAGCGAATAACGAATCTTTACGTTTTTGGTGCCTGTGCTGCCAATCAGGATTGTATTCCACAGAACAGCCGAGCCGCTCGCATTTTGAAAATGAACATAACCCGTTCCCGTATAGCCTGAAAATGAATTCGCTACCGCTGCTCCGGTCAACGTTGTCGTTGATTCGGCTTCATACGTCGAACCGTTGCCCGAAGTCATGCCAAGCGTGAAGGTTTCCGTCATGTCACTCGGCGGATTCCATGGAGAGGCGAATACAATCGCCCCGTGTTCAATCGCTTTTTTGGCCGTTTCCACTTCCCGCTGCCAATTGTTTTTGTTTTCGTCGATCGGGATACGCAGCACAGAGAAGCCCAGCTGATTCGCACCATTGCCAAAAGCCGTTTCTCTTTCTGCTGCGGTCAGATCACCAATCCAGCCCGAATGTGTCATTCCGCCAAAACCACGAATAACCTGTTTTTGCGAAGAGACATTAATGACGACATCGTTAGCTGCCATCACTCTGGAAGCCGCGGGCACAAAAAACAAGGGCAAAGCTGTCGCCACAGCCAGTACGGTACAGAACGATTTTTTCATGAAAGTATTCACGCATTCTCATCTCCCGACGTTCATGATTTGTACGAATTCAATGCTTACCCCTTCACACCTCCAATCGTCATCCCCTGTACGAAGTATTTCTGGAGGAACGGGTACACCATCAGAATCGGAACGCTGGCTATGATGGTCATGGTGGCCCGAATGGAAGTCGGCGTAACAGCAACCCCGCTGTTCTCGGCCGACTGGTATGCATCACTTGCCGATGAGGTTGCCGCAGTCGTCGATGTCTGCAAAATCTTCATTAATTCATATTGCAGGGTGCTGAGTTCCTTGTTGGATGAATTGTACAGAAATACGTCGAACCAGGAATTCCACTGACCTACAGCCACAAAGAGTGATACCGTTGCCATTGCCGGAATGGTTAAGGGAAGGACAACACGGATGAATGTCGTAAACTCCCCTGCCCCGTCAATGCGGGCTGACTCGAGAATGCCCTCAGGCAACCCTTCGATAAACGAGCGGATCACGATCATGTTGAACACTCCAATCACTCCGGGAATGATATAGACCCAGAAGGAGCCAATCAGCCCGAGATCACGAATCAACAGATACCCTGGAATCAGCCCTCCGCTGAAGTACATCGTAAATACAAAGAACATGGTCACAAACTTGCGAAGCACAAATTCCTGCCGACTGAGCGTATAGGCAAGCATGGCGGTACAGAAAACGGACACGATCGTCCCGATGATCGTACGAAGCGCCGAGATCAGCGTGGCATGGTAGATGTCGGATTCCCCAAAGATATATTTGTAATTATCCAGTGTCCACACACGGGGCCACAGATAGATCCCCCCGCGAATGGCGTCGTTGGCGTCATTGAGGGAAACGGCTATCATATTGAGAAAAGGGTAGATCGTGACAATCATCAAACAGACCATAAATATGATATTAAATGCATCAAACGCCCGGTCCCCGGCGCTGCTGTTCCGCAAGCGGGATGATTTTGCTTTTGGCATGGTCTAGGCCTCCTCTTAGAATAATCTGCTTTCTCCCATTTTTTTCGCAATGTAGTTGGCGGTGAAGAGGAAGATGAAGCTGACCACGGTCTTGAAAATACCTGCCGCTGTACCCAAGGAGAAGTTCCCCATTCCGAGACCATACTTCAGTACAAAGATATCCAGGTTTTCTGAATAATCCATATTCATTCCGTTGCCCAGCAAGTATTGAGGTTCAAATCCGGATTCCAGGATGCTGCCCATATTCATAATGAGCAAAATAACGATAACCGGCTTCAAGCCTGGCAGCGTAATATACAGCATGCGTTTGAACCGGCTGGCTCCGTCAATCTCCGCAGCCTCATACTGGGCAGGATCAATCGCCGTGATTGCCGCCAGATAGATGATGGTGTTCCAGCCAACGTCTTTCCACACCTCGGTAGCGCCCAGTATGCCCCAGAAATACTCCCCTTTCCCCATCCACAACACCGGACTGTCGATCAGGTGAAGCTTCATGAGCAGCAGATTGATAATGCCGTCTGGTGACAATACGGTCAGGACGATGCTCGAAGCGACAACCCAGGAAATAAAGTGAGGCAGATAGCTGACCGTTTGCACAAAACGTTTAAAAATGATATTCTTCAGCTCATTTAACAAAAGCGCCAGCGTAATTGCGGTAACAAACCCAAGCACCAGTTTGATCGAACTCATGACAAGCGTATTTCGCAGCACCCGATAGAAGGTATGATCCTCAAAGAGGGTCTGAAAATGTTTCCATCCCACCCACTGCTGATCCGTAAATGCTCTGGCCGGCTTGAAGTTCTGGAAAGCCATCGTCCAGCCCCATAATGGCAAATACTTGAAGACAAACGCCCAGACGACAAAAGGAATACACATCCAGGCCAGCGTTCGTTGCTGCACAAGTCGTTTCCAAAAAGAGGTTGCTATGGTTCCCTTCGGGCCGGAAGCCGGCGGCATAGCTTGAAGAGATGCATTCGGTTTCTCCACGATGCAGATGCTCCTTTCCCATGCTGTTATTCATGCGCGGAAAAGCCTGGTTAACAGGTAGTCAACGTCTTCTCCAGCGCACGTAACAGTTTGTTTTGACCATCAATTTACCATTTGCCTGCAATCCGGTTTTGGACAATCTCGGTGATGGTTTTCTCGTAGCCTGCTTTGTCCAGCTTGTTCAATTCGGTCATGTAGGCATTCCACAGATTGTCGAAGTTCGCTGGTGTACCCAGGATCATCTCGGGCAAATATTTACGCTGCAAATCATCCGATTTCGTTGTAAAAATCTGTTCCGGTGAGCCCTGCTCCAGTGCAATGGACCATGCTGGGAACCACGGACGCTCTTCCGGCTTGTTGAATAGTTCACTAAAGCTCTGGATGCCGTAGGCTTCTAGGAATTTCTTATCTCCTTCGGTGTATGTTGCCGCGACTACTTCAGGCTGATTCCCCGGACTGTATGCGTTTCCATCAGAGAGGGTGGATTCTCCTCCATAGCGCGGCCAGTCTGTACCGAAATACGTAAAGCCGAATTTGCGGCTCAACTCCAGATCATCATGCATTTTCCGTTGATCATCGTTCGCATAATAGTAGCGGCCTTTTTCATCCACGCTGTAGGTTTCATCCTTGATGCCCCACTGTACCAAAATCTGATTCTCTTCTTTCAGCAAATTGTCAAAATACTTGATGATACGTACCGGGTCTTTGGCATTAACCGAAATTCCGGTTGCATAGTTGTTTACAAAGCCGGGAGGATCAATGTACTGATCCTTGATGCTCTTGTCAAAGACAATCGGAAGAGGTGCATAACGCTTCTCATCAATGCCTGCTGCAAGCAGGTTTTTGGAGGCATCCCCGATCTGCCAGCCATAGTTAAAATATCCGAGAACACGACCCGAAGTCAGTTTGGCCAGATATTGGTCCTTGTTCATCGTGAAGGACTCCGGATCAAGCATGCCTTTGGCGTTAATTTCGTTCAGCTTCTTGATCCACCGTTTCTGCTCATCGGTTCCGGCAACCACCTTGGCTTCATGGGTCTTCATATCGACCATAACGCTGCCGTCATTCGGATATCCAGCGAGGTGCATGGCCGGATTTTGCAGGGTGAAAAAGTTGTTGGCTACGCCCGCAAGGGATACAAAACCGATCGTTTCCGCTCCGTCAACCGTAGGATGTTTCTCCTTGTAGTCCTCGATCAGGTCGAAGTATTCGTCCAGCGTAGTTATCTTCGGATAGTCAAACTCCTTAAGCACAGAACGCTGAATCCAGAAAGCTCCCCCGCCTATATTGGGGCTGCCCGAGTATTCTCCCTGATTGGCTGTATACGGCAGCGCGTAGATTTTTCCGTCTTCCGCGTTTCTCATTTTGTCAAAGTACGGTCCATACACCTTCTTGATATTCGGTCCGTACTCCTCAATCAGATCATCCAGCGGAATGTAAGCTCCGGCATCCAGCAGCTTCGACATCTCTCCGCTGGAGCTGATGACATCCGGGTAGTCTCCGCTCGCAATCATGACGCCGGCCTTGGTCGCGCTGTCCCCAACCAGGTATTCCATTTTCCAGTCCACGCCCGTCTGTTCCTGCAAGGCCTTGCCAATCGTTGTTTCACTTGCCAAGGTGTCCTTCTTGCCCGAAGAGAACAGGTAATAGGAGAATGTAACCGGACTGTTATCCTCTTCACCTGCAGCTGCAGGCGCTGGGGTTGAATGGTTCGCGCTGCATCCTGCCAGCAGGGCGATCAGCGCTGCAGCCAAGCCTGCCTTTTTCAAAGTCGGTTTCAACATGAATCAATCCCTCCAATGGTATAATCTCAATCGATATGCATTACCACTTTCCTGCTACCCGGTCCTTTACAGCCTGTGTAATTGTAGCCTCGTACGTTTTCTTGTCCAATTGATTCAACTGGCCCATGTAATCATTCCAAGTATTTTCAAACGCCGTAGGCGATTCCATGATCATTTTGGGCAGGAATTTTTTCTGAAGATCATCTGCCTTCGTAATGAAAATCTGTTCAGGTGAACCCTGCTCCAACGCAATGGACCATGCAGGGGACCAAGGGCGTTCATCCGGTGTGCTGAACAGCTCGGCAAACGTCTCTACGCCATACTTTTCCAGCAGCAGCTTGTCGCCGTCCGTGTAGCTGAAGGTAGCCACTTCGGGCTGATTGCCTGGGCCATAAGCATTCCCGTCCTTCAGCAAGGAGTTATTGCCGTATCGCGGCCAACTGTAGTTGAAATAGTCGAATCCAAACTTCTGGCTAAGTTCCGGATCTTCATGGTATTTGCGCTGCTCGTCATTTTCATAATAAAAGCGCCCTTCTTCATTCACGCTATACGTTTGATCCTGAATGCCCCACTGTACCAGAATCTGATTTTCTTCCTTGAGCAAATTGTCAAAATACTTGATGATTCGTACTGGGTCCTTGGCCTTGACGGTTATGCCTACACCATAGTTGTTCACAAAGCCCGGCGGATCGATATACTGGTCTTTGACAGTCTCATCGAACACGATCGGCAGCGCCACGTAACGCTTGTCATCGATTCCAGCCTTTTTGAGATTGCTTGTTGCGTCACCCACCTGCCAGGAATAACTGAAATATCCAAGCACCCGCCCGGAAGTCAGTTTGGCCAGATACTGATCCCGGTTCATCGTAAAGGATTCCGGATCGAACATGCCTTGTGCGTTCACCTCGTTCAACTTCTGAATCCATTGTTTCTGATAATCAGACCCGGCTACGAGTTTCGCTTCATGGCTCTGCATATCCACCATCACACTGCCATCATTCGGGTAACCTGCCAGATGCATGGCCGGATTTTGCAGGGTGAAGAAGCTGCTTGGTTCACCTGCAAGTGTGGCGAAGCCAATCGTGTCCTTGCCGTCCATCTGCGGATACTTCTGCTTGTAACGCTCAATCAAGTCGAAGTATTCGTCCAGAGTGCGGATTTGGGGATAATCGAACTCTTTCAACACCGCACGCTGAATGTAAAATCCCGTCTGAAAATTGGGTTCTGATACATATCCGATGTTGGCTGTGTACGGGAAGAAGTAAATCTGACCATCTTCCTGCCTAAACTTGTCCATGTAGGGACCATATACACGCTTGATATTCGGTCCGTATTGCTCAATCAGCTCATCCAGTGGAATAAATGCACCTGCATCCATCAGCTTCGCCATCTCTCCACTGGAATCAATAATGTCCGGATAATCACCACTGGCAATCATGACACCTGCCTTGGTTGCACTGTCACCTACCAGGTACTCCATCTTCCAATCCACACCCGTTTGTTCCTGAAGCTTCTGGCCGATCGTGGTGCTGCTTGCCAGAATGTCCTTCTTTCCCCCGCCAAATGTAAAATACTTGAACGTAACCGGCGTATTGTCCTCGCTGTCTGGAGACGTTGCCTCCGGACTGGCTTTGTTGCAGCCAGCGAGCGTTAATGCGAGCAAGATAACCAGACCTGTGAACAAAGATTTCTTTCTAAACATGTGGTAGATGCCCCCCTTTGACGACCTTCGTATCGTGAAGCATCCTCAATATATCAAGATAGCGCTTACAATGTTACCCATGAAAGTGTACCTTCTGCTTAGAAAAGTATATTGTCCCCTCAGTCACCACGCATGCACCTTTCATTCAGCGGCAGCTTGATCCGGATCTGTGTCCCTTCACCTTCCCGACTGTGAATGGAGAACGTGAAGCAGTCACCGTAACACAGTCTCAAGCGGCTATATGCATTCTTCATGCCGACATGTTCCCCCATATCCGTGTTCTGATCCAGATACTTTAGCAGCTCTTCCAGCCTGGATGAAGACATGCCGATCCCGTTATCTTCGAGGCATATGTGAAGATGATCATCTTCTGCGGATACGGAGAGCTGAATCAGACCTTGACCCGGCGTGGACTCAATCCCGTGAATGCTCGCATTTTCTACAAACGGAAGAATAACCATCTTTGGAATTCGAACCATAATCACCGCAGGGGCTGCCTCAATCCGGTACTGAAGCTTTTCGCCAAAACGATACTGCTGAATCTGCAAAAAGCTGTCGATCAGTTCCAGCTCTTCCTTCACCGTCACATGCTGCTGGTTCCAGCTGATCGATTTCCTGAACATTTTAGCCATATGATGTACGATTTTGGCTGTTTCCTTCTCGCCTTTGATCAGGCTCCGCATCCGCACGGATTCGAGCGTATTGAACAGAAAATGAGGATTAATCTGACTGTGAAGCGCATGAAGCTGTGCCTGCTGCTGTTTAAGTTCCAGATCTTTCTTCTGAATGTCCGCCAGGTACACCTCATCGATCAAGCTGCGAATCGTCTCGGTCATCCGGTTGAATTCCGTCGTAAGCTGACCAATCTCGTCTCTCGCATTCTCAGGAGGGATGGTCTGAAAATTCTGCGTTTTTACTTTTTTCATATGTTTCAGAATGCGTACCAGTCTGACATGAATGGATCTGGACATCGCTGCAATGATGATCGAAGGCAATACAAAATTAATACAGGCCAGCCAGACAACAGAGGAACGAGATTTTCGAACCTCCCGCAGGACAATCTCTTCATCCATAACGCCTTGCAGCGACCAGCCTTCCAGGTAGTTAATACCGGAATAGATGCTTTCAAACCGAATCGTCTGGTTCGGAAAATGAATCTTGCTGTACAGCTCCCCAATCCGGTTTCCCTGCGTGTCAGGGCCATTGGAAAAGCGGATATGCCCTTCCGGATCTACCAGGTACACGCTTCCGTCAAAACCACTGTTGCGAAAATGTTCCTTGATGACATCCATATTGAAGTCTATTTTCAACAATTGTTCGATACCTCCCGTATCCAGATTATCGAGTCGCTGAACAAGGCTGAGTGTCTGGTCCGTGGCAATCAATGCCGGATAAGGGGCAGAGTATGCCCGAAATTGCTCATACCAGTTCGTTTTGCGCACAGCCGCCGTCAGCCGTTCAATGTACCCTGAGGATAAGATGGTTGGATTATCGGTGTATACCTGGTACCAGCGAATTCCCTGGCTGAGCTGTCCTGAAAATTCCCCTTTCAAATATGTATTGTAGGCCTGAATATATTCAAAATGACTGCCAAACGACCGGGACAATGTATCGTTAAACACAGGATCGGCATAGAACGAATACGATAAGGCCACTGCCTGATCAACCGTAACGCGCAGGTCATTCCTCAGATTGTTCATGGCGACACCAGCGTCACGCGTTTTCTGACTGCGGATATTCGCCGTGGTTACTTGATAGAAAACTACATTGGTAACCACGATGGGAATAAAAACAGACAGCACATACATGAGCAGCAGCTTGTCCCGAAGTTTCATGTAATTCAGATTCCACCGGATCATTGGACACCTCGCTGTCCATTTTCCTTCAGCAGATTACGGTAGGCTGTGGGTGACATCTTGACGATCTTCTCGAACTGGGTCACAAAATAATCGGCGTTCTGGAACCCTACGCGGGCGGCGACCTCATACATTCTCAGATCCGTTTGACGAAGCAGCTTTTTCGCCTCCTGGATGCGCAGGTTCAGCAAATATTCATTGAAATATTGATCGTAGCTTTTGCGAAACAGACGGCCCAAGTAGACCGGATTCATATAAAACAGGGCCGCAATGCTTTTGAGACTGATGTTCTCGGTATAATGGGCATCAATGTATCGCTTAATCCTGCTGATATCCCCTTTGGATTGCTCCATCCGCAGCTGTGTGATGTACCCCTCTGCCTCCTTCAGGGCTGCCAGAAAAGCTTCCTTCAGCAGTTGCAAGCTCCAACCCTCATGACTTTGTTCTGCCAATGTCTTCAACCGCTGAAGCCCCGCGTCGGTTCCACCCATCTCATGAACGACCGCCAATATTCCCGTAATACAGCGCAGCAGAGAGCCGGTTACCGCTTGAGGGGAAAAGCGACGAGCATGAAAAAGCTCAAACATGTCATTTACAATCGCAAGGCACGCAGAGCGGTTCCGTTCCTCCAGACTCAGGATTAAGGGGTCAACATCTTCCTGATTCACATTAAACACATAAAGAGACTTGTCCCTGATATCCGTATACCGCACAAAACCTCCTTGTTCTGCATATTTGTGCTTGGCCGCCTCTGCCGCTTCCTCATAAGACCTCGG contains the following coding sequences:
- a CDS encoding FadR/GntR family transcriptional regulator is translated as MITIQFNRVSSNKLYIQIYDQILSEIQSGTFQIGDKLPTERELCAQFGVSRAPIRQALSALEMKGYIYSRQGEGVYVKSIVAQDESLTDESLINSVSPEDIVEARMSIEPLIARMAAQRATKEEILLLRETIKQMESETSKGHYVPETDERLHMEIARASHNDLYIQFMTVITQAMKQQEMWRFIRDRTVTRPDYRDTNFKEHQEIINAIEQKEEDTAVRLMTEHMQNLYDRYWKD
- a CDS encoding carbohydrate ABC transporter permease; the protein is MPKAKSSRLRNSSAGDRAFDAFNIIFMVCLMIVTIYPFLNMIAVSLNDANDAIRGGIYLWPRVWTLDNYKYIFGESDIYHATLISALRTIIGTIVSVFCTAMLAYTLSRQEFVLRKFVTMFFVFTMYFSGGLIPGYLLIRDLGLIGSFWVYIIPGVIGVFNMIVIRSFIEGLPEGILESARIDGAGEFTTFIRVVLPLTIPAMATVSLFVAVGQWNSWFDVFLYNSSNKELSTLQYELMKILQTSTTAATSSASDAYQSAENSGVAVTPTSIRATMTIIASVPILMVYPFLQKYFVQGMTIGGVKG
- a CDS encoding ABC transporter permease subunit, with amino-acid sequence MPPASGPKGTIATSFWKRLVQQRTLAWMCIPFVVWAFVFKYLPLWGWTMAFQNFKPARAFTDQQWVGWKHFQTLFEDHTFYRVLRNTLVMSSIKLVLGFVTAITLALLLNELKNIIFKRFVQTVSYLPHFISWVVASSIVLTVLSPDGIINLLLMKLHLIDSPVLWMGKGEYFWGILGATEVWKDVGWNTIIYLAAITAIDPAQYEAAEIDGASRFKRMLYITLPGLKPVIVILLIMNMGSILESGFEPQYLLGNGMNMDYSENLDIFVLKYGLGMGNFSLGTAAGIFKTVVSFIFLFTANYIAKKMGESRLF
- a CDS encoding ABC transporter substrate-binding protein, encoding MLKPTLKKAGLAAALIALLAGCSANHSTPAPAAAGEEDNSPVTFSYYLFSSGKKDTLASETTIGKALQEQTGVDWKMEYLVGDSATKAGVMIASGDYPDVISSSGEMSKLLDAGAYIPLDDLIEEYGPNIKKVYGPYFDKMRNAEDGKIYALPYTANQGEYSGSPNIGGGAFWIQRSVLKEFDYPKITTLDEYFDLIEDYKEKHPTVDGAETIGFVSLAGVANNFFTLQNPAMHLAGYPNDGSVMVDMKTHEAKVVAGTDEQKRWIKKLNEINAKGMLDPESFTMNKDQYLAKLTSGRVLGYFNYGWQIGDASKNLLAAGIDEKRYAPLPIVFDKSIKDQYIDPPGFVNNYATGISVNAKDPVRIIKYFDNLLKEENQILVQWGIKDETYSVDEKGRYYYANDDQRKMHDDLELSRKFGFTYFGTDWPRYGGESTLSDGNAYSPGNQPEVVAATYTEGDKKFLEAYGIQSFSELFNKPEERPWFPAWSIALEQGSPEQIFTTKSDDLQRKYLPEMILGTPANFDNLWNAYMTELNKLDKAGYEKTITEIVQNRIAGKW
- a CDS encoding ABC transporter substrate-binding protein: MFRKKSLFTGLVILLALTLAGCNKASPEATSPDSEDNTPVTFKYFTFGGGKKDILASSTTIGQKLQEQTGVDWKMEYLVGDSATKAGVMIASGDYPDIIDSSGEMAKLMDAGAFIPLDELIEQYGPNIKRVYGPYMDKFRQEDGQIYFFPYTANIGYVSEPNFQTGFYIQRAVLKEFDYPQIRTLDEYFDLIERYKQKYPQMDGKDTIGFATLAGEPSSFFTLQNPAMHLAGYPNDGSVMVDMQSHEAKLVAGSDYQKQWIQKLNEVNAQGMFDPESFTMNRDQYLAKLTSGRVLGYFSYSWQVGDATSNLKKAGIDDKRYVALPIVFDETVKDQYIDPPGFVNNYGVGITVKAKDPVRIIKYFDNLLKEENQILVQWGIQDQTYSVNEEGRFYYENDEQRKYHEDPELSQKFGFDYFNYSWPRYGNNSLLKDGNAYGPGNQPEVATFSYTDGDKLLLEKYGVETFAELFSTPDERPWSPAWSIALEQGSPEQIFITKADDLQKKFLPKMIMESPTAFENTWNDYMGQLNQLDKKTYEATITQAVKDRVAGKW
- a CDS encoding sensor histidine kinase — its product is MIRWNLNYMKLRDKLLLMYVLSVFIPIVVTNVVFYQVTTANIRSQKTRDAGVAMNNLRNDLRVTVDQAVALSYSFYADPVFNDTLSRSFGSHFEYIQAYNTYLKGEFSGQLSQGIRWYQVYTDNPTILSSGYIERLTAAVRKTNWYEQFRAYSAPYPALIATDQTLSLVQRLDNLDTGGIEQLLKIDFNMDVIKEHFRNSGFDGSVYLVDPEGHIRFSNGPDTQGNRIGELYSKIHFPNQTIRFESIYSGINYLEGWSLQGVMDEEIVLREVRKSRSSVVWLACINFVLPSIIIAAMSRSIHVRLVRILKHMKKVKTQNFQTIPPENARDEIGQLTTEFNRMTETIRSLIDEVYLADIQKKDLELKQQQAQLHALHSQINPHFLFNTLESVRMRSLIKGEKETAKIVHHMAKMFRKSISWNQQHVTVKEELELIDSFLQIQQYRFGEKLQYRIEAAPAVIMVRIPKMVILPFVENASIHGIESTPGQGLIQLSVSAEDDHLHICLEDNGIGMSSSRLEELLKYLDQNTDMGEHVGMKNAYSRLRLCYGDCFTFSIHSREGEGTQIRIKLPLNERCMRGD